AATCCCACCCGGAACCCCCAGACATAATCTTCCTTGGTAGGCCCGTCAAACTTGACGGCAAGGATCCGCTCATGGGCGTCGGCCAGAAGCCCGAACAGGGACTCCGGAAAAATGCCATTCTCGTAGACCAGCCCGAAATAGGCGTCATCGATCAAGACTGCAAGCGTATTACCCGCTTCGGCGGCTTCAACAAGCACTTCCCTGATCCGATGAGCTTCTTCAACCGTCGGCGTATAACCGGTCGGATTGTTGGGAGAATTCAAGAGAACGATTCTCTTCCCCGGCGCTCCTTCAATGAGCTTTTCCCGCAGTCCATCGACATTAAAACTCTTGTTATTCACAAAAGTCGGATAGCTTGAAAGTTGCGCACCCCAGCCATGACAAAAAATAAGACGATAATTACCCCAGAACAGTTCCGGAAGAATAATCCTGTCGCCTTCATTACATAAAAGAAAACCTCCCATCGACAACCCATGGGTCAGAGCGCTGGATACGACCGGAAGGCTTATTGCTTTATTTTCGAGCAGGGGATTTTTTTTCAGAAGATGTTCTTTCCATACCTTTCTGATATCGGGCCGTCCGTAACTCTTCGCATACGGGAAAACATCTTTGGGATCCAGAGAAACATTTTTCGCAATCGAGTTGAGACACATGATGGAACCGTCATCCTCCAGCGCAGTCCCTATTGTGGCATTGATTTCACATCCGTCCGCCTCGGCAGTCTGACCCAGGATTCCCTTTTTCGGGAAAAAGATATTTCTACCCCGTTCGGAGAGAAGG
This sequence is a window from Chitinivibrionales bacterium. Protein-coding genes within it:
- a CDS encoding aminotransferase class I/II-fold pyridoxal phosphate-dependent enzyme; its protein translation is MTMNPQAQELNDLIRNVNPHVYDLLSERGRNIFFPKKGILGQTAEADGCEINATIGTALEDDGSIMCLNSIAKNVSLDPKDVFPYAKSYGRPDIRKVWKEHLLKKNPLLENKAISLPVVSSALTHGLSMGGFLLCNEGDRIILPELFWGNYRLIFCHGWGAQLSSYPTFVNNKSFNVDGLREKLIEGAPGKRIVLLNSPNNPTGYTPTVEEAHRIREVLVEAAEAGNTLAVLIDDAYFGLVYENGIFPESLFGLLADAHERILAVKFDGPTKEDYVWGFRVGFVTFGTKKNSPEFYSALESKIAGQIRGNISNSSHLGQSLLLRAYSDPDYVKEKKQKYDILKKRYQRINEVFNTHPEYSEVFEPLPFNSGYFMCIKPFVSDVEALRKKLLEKYSTGLIVVGDILRIAFSSTPYEKLDTLFANIYNAGKELQD